A window of the Zeugodacus cucurbitae isolate PBARC_wt_2022May chromosome 2, idZeuCucr1.2, whole genome shotgun sequence genome harbors these coding sequences:
- the LOC128921870 gene encoding uncharacterized protein LOC128921870, giving the protein MQSSSSNTGADIPRPLASPARWHHIRSAQNPADCASRGITPEELLVHPLWWHGPDETHMIYSTNNDTLLSKDESEVIVAETRNTNKIFVLVSHPLYTHRPNGHTILLTERFSTISRLLGTIAIILRRLQRRRHLRQPVIVVQELDDALYTIIRLEQEEHFADEIRHLKSRSGLVSFSRILPLNPFLDENQILRVGGRIHKAELAHDPRFPIILPKATPLVKLLLQQAHDITRHGGTQLMLHTLRRRFWILSARQAVKSFIHNCVICRRHRGEVLKQQMASLPGQRVRAARPFISSGVDYCGPFTLRVGTKRSRTLIKTYLAIFVCMVTKAVHIEVVDDLSAQAFLDAFVSSADAVLAVIYTVTTGQPLLELTDS; this is encoded by the coding sequence ATGCAATCGAGTTCGTCGAATACAGGAGCTGACATCCCCCGCCCGCTGGCATCCCCCGCCCGCTGGCATCACATCCGTTCCGCTCAAAACCCAGCTGATTGTGCCAGCAGAGGCATCACACCTGAAGAGCTATTAGTGCACCCACTTTGGTGGCATGGCCCGGATGAGACACACATGATCTATTCTACTAACAATGATACTTTGCTCAGCAAGGACGAGTCAGAAGTTATAGTCGCTGAAACTCGTAACACTAATAAGATTTTTGTACTCGTTTCACATCCATTGTATACACATCGTCCAAACGGACACACTATTTTGTTAACTGAACGTTTCAGTACAATTTCCCGCCTCTTGGGCACAATTGCCATTATTCTTCGTCGGTTACAGCGCCGACGACATCTTCGTCAACCGGTCATCGTTGTGCAGGAACTAGATGACGCATTATACACCATAATCCGTTTAGAGCAAGAGGAACATTTTGCAGATGAAATCCGACATTTGAAGTCTCGTTCAGGTTTGGTATCCTTCTCTCGAATATTGCCTCTAAATCCATTTCTAGACGAGAACCAGATCCTACGAGTCGGAGGACGAATTCATAAAGCCGAATTAGCACATGATCCACGATTTCCGATTATCTTGCCAAAGGCAACGCCTTTGGTGAAGCTCTTATTACAACAAGCTCATGACATCACGCGACATGGAGGAACACAACTCATGCTGCATACTCTTCGTCGACGATTTTGGATCCTCAGTGCCAGACAGGCGGTCAAGAGTTTCATCCATAACTGCGTGATCTGCCGGCGTCACAGAGGGGAAGTGCTAAAGCAACAAATGGCTTCCTTACCCGGGCAGAGGGTCAGAGCAGCACGGCCGTTCATTTCATCTGGTGTGGATTATTGTGGACCTTTCACACTACGTGTGGGAACGAAACGTTCGCGAACGCTCATCAAGACATACCTCGCCATATTCGTATGTATGGTCACCAAGGCTGTAcacattgaagttgtagatgaCCTGTCGGCACAAGCATTCCTAGACGCTTTCGTTTCATCGGCAGACGCGGTCCTTGCCGTGATTTATACAGTGACAACGGGACAGCCTTTGTTGGAGCTAACCGACTCTTGA
- the LOC128921877 gene encoding uncharacterized protein LOC128921877, with protein MEDVTVVDDSQENECEQIFETTHSRTSDGRYIVRLPLQRNATELGDSYTLAVRQFHRLERRMVADPVLREKYITFMKEYAALGHMELVQSPYDHIMRSQRNSAWCSTLRHLPALESHSTTQLVGPTLQDSLSSILLRFRRYRVAITADIEKMFRQVLIAPEHRDYQTNHLERQAALARTAILTSFYVDDFLTSCESATDAVELATNVNAILSAGQFTLRKWNSNDSQVMKCLANESSLSSYIFHSGTASVLGLRWDALTDQLFFGVDLSQTGEIPTKRRVLSEVARLFDPTGLLAPVVVTGKIFIQRLWSAGLSWDTPLPDDLCREWLKYRSLLPELNQVRIGGWIGMTPHVPTSLHGFCDASVHAYAAVIYTRTSCSNDSVRFTLLTARTKVAPLKAATIPRLELSAVLLLAETLQNVRDAMGLADVPYYLWSDSAIVLC; from the exons ATGGAGGACGTAACGGTTGTTGACGATTCGCAAGAGAACGAATGCGAGCAGATCTTCGAAACCACACATAGTCGTACCTCAGACGGCCGTTATATTGTACGGTTACCCCTGCAACGAAATGCAACGGAACTTGGTGACTCGTACACACTTGCAGTACGGCAGTTTCATAGATTGGAGCGTCGCATGGTTGCAGATCCAGTTCTTAGAGAAAAGTACATTACATTTATGAAAGAGTACGCCGCACTTGGGCATATGGAATTGGTACAATCACCCTACGATCACATCATGCGGTCACAACGAAATTCCGCGTGGTGTTCAACGCTTCGGCACCTACCAGCACTGGAGTCTCACTCAACGACACAACTGGTTGGTCCAACGCTTCAGGATTCTCTTAGTAGTATACTTTTACGTTTTCGACGCTATCGAGTGGCGATAACTGCGGACATCGAGAAAATGTTCCGGCAAGTGTTGATTGCACCTGAACATCGCGATTATCAAACGAATCATCTGGAGAGA CAAGCTGCACTTGCTCGAACGGCGATATTAACCTCGTTTTATGTTGATGACTTTCTAACCAGTTGTGAAAGCGCTACAGATGCAGTAGAACTAGCAACAAACGTGAATGCCATTCTCTCTGCAGGGCAGTTCACCTTGAGAAAATGGAATTCGAACGATAGTCAGGTGATGAAGTGCTTAGCTAATGAATCATCTCTTTCTAGTTACATCTTCCATTCTGGTACGGCTTCCGTTTTGGGCCTACGATGGGACGCATTGACGGATCAGTTGTTCTTTGGTGTCGATCTCAGTCAGACAGGAGAGATACCTACGAAACGCCGAGTACTCAGCGAAGTAGCGCGGCTCTTTGATCCTACTGGATTGTTGGCGCCTGTGGTTGTAACtgggaaaatatttattcagcGGCTGTGGTCTGCGGGCCTATCTTGGGACACACCGTTACCTGATGATCTTTGTCGCGAGTGGCTGAAGTATAGATCACTGCTTCCAGAACTCAATCAAGTTCGCATCGGAGGGTGGATAGGTATGACTCCACATGTTCCAACATCGCTTCATGGCTTTTGCGATGCTAGCGTACACGCATACGCAGCTGTGATCTACACAAGGACGTCTTGCTCCAACGATTCGGTACGTTTCACACTTCTGACGGCACGCACCAAGGTGGCACCACTCAAGGCCGCTACTATACCACGCCTGGAACTTTCGGCAGTACTACTACTGGCTGAGACACTTCAAAACGTGCGAGATGCAATGGGTTTGGCTGATGTTCCCTACTATCTGTGGTCAGATTCTGCGATTGTATTGTGTTAG